gggagattgttagaattGTGCCCCAAAACAATCGTTATGAAACATTTTGAACGTATTtcatacgagtaattattaatggagattaataattattttattaaggTGTTAATATGATGATAAGTCCTTGATTAAACCGGTACACTTGACATCGTAATGGAGATTATGATAACGAGAGTCGAGTATTATAGAGTTTAGTTTAAAAATGTTTTTGGTAGTGGGATCATCAGAATGGGACTATGATAATCTGGAAAGACAAATATATTTGTAACGGTATTCATAAAATGGACATATGATTATTGAAGTAACCAACAATGAGATTTCCCAAATGGTTATTATTACTTATGCACTGTCAATATGGAAATTCTCTAGAGGAGTTGTTGTATATTTTATACTTTGACCAGAGATTATCATTGTAGTTAATACACTACTTATTATGCTTTGATACCGGATACCTAGCGTGTAAAAATGCTAATTTAATGGTCATTGGGTATAATTGAGTACCTATGTAATTAGTGGTGAGTCAAGAATCCGTCAACTCAAGGTAATGAGTTTAAACTCAATGTTTTCATTAATCTTATGGGTCATATAAAGACCGTGGCCAGGGCGAATGAATGATTAAAAAAGGAGTTTTTTTAAGTCATTCCCAACCAATAATGATGCACGTGTAACATAGTGGTCATCTAGTGGAGTTTGACAGGACGATCCGGATTTGGAATGACGGGGGAAATAACTACAGTATCCTTTACCAGTTTCGAGTGCAGTGAATATTGGTATTCACGCTATCCGGCCGTCAGGGAGTGTTGTAAGACGCCAACCTTGATTAATAATTTAATAAGATTAATTATTACCGGTTTAGTGATGAACCTATATGGTCACACACTTATGGTTGATATTTAACGTTAAAGGTTCTTTATATGAGATAATTGATTAAATAATctaaatgacatatttttatattgTCCGCTAATACGGGAATATAGTTAATGTCGGAAAGACGATTGTATAAGAGACGGACCAGAGCTTACTACTTTGGCTTGGAGGCCAAGTATAAGAATCGATATTGTTCCCGTGAAATTTTTTATGCAAATCTACGTGTCCATCTATAAGAGATTAAAATGTCATGCTTCTAGATGGTTGTGACTGGCTTTTGCTTATAACTTCCTTAACCAAGCTAAAAGGTGACTCTTATAACCTACGTAGAACATAGGCCTTGGTGGCCACGCATGTACTATTATAAATAGCATGGCCATGGCTTTGTTTTAAGACACAAGAAGTTCGGATCATGTCCTATACTCATACATATACAAAAGTGAGAAAAGTGTTTGGGATATTCTACCACCCCCGtgtttttcggttttctatgttgtacccctTCATTTTTGAAATTCTacggtgtacccctaaacttatTACTTTCTCCATCATGACCtccattaactttatcactatcaaacaACCGTACTCTGACCTTTATTTTGACTCATTAATGTTGTATAAGTATCCTATATGAGAAGCATCATAAATCACTTTTAATACGCACATACTACTATTAAAAACCTCCGTTATGAAGCTTGAATCGATAATGGAGATTTGATGAATTTTAGTTAAATTCGTATACTATTTAGTGAATTAATTGGTAATTCGGAGAACTAATAAGTAAATGAGTAGGTTATCGAGTAATTGAGATGGTAAATAGAGAATTTAATAGATCAATTAAGAAACTAAGTTAGTAAAGCCAATAATGAGGTCATGGATGTACTAACGTATAGAGTTTAAAAGACACCGTAGAATTTAAAAAATATAGGGGTATAATATAGAAAACTGAAAAACTCAGGGGTACACTTAGAGATGGCAGTGGGCCGTGCTGGGCCGGCCCGCGTGCCGGCCCACCGTGCCACTCCCCAAAAATGGCCCGGCCCAGGCACGCTAATTAGGCCCACCGTGCCGTGCCGTGCTTGGCCCATACTTGAATATCCCAGCCGCGGCCCGCCTATGGCACGGTTATTTTCGTGCTgggccgtgcctggcccatgggATGGTCGTGCCTTGTTCATGGGCCGGCCCATCGtgctattttccttttttttttttttttttaaaaaaaaaacaaagaacttTTTATAATAATTGTATGATTTTAGTACTTTttgtttattaatataataatttaaataaaatatatattttgtgaAGAAATGAATTGAATTAgagtggtatttatagagttttggaaatttaaaaaaaaaaacaaacaaaatcacGTAATCAGGAGGTGTGTGAGAGTGATCCACCGTGCTTTGTCGGGCCGTGTCGTGTCAGGCCCGCCGTGCCTGGTACGGGTCGTGCCACCTCGTGCCTGGGCCGTGTCGTGCCTGGGCACGGGAATTTGGGTAAACTCGCGCCGCGGCCCATGTCCAGCCCACTCGTGCCTGGGCCGTGCTTCCTCGAAAACCACCCCGTGCCGTGCCGTGCCGGGCCTGAAGTCGTGCCTGGCCGTGCCGCCCACCGGCCCGCGGCCCACTGTGCCAACTCTAGGTACACTGTAGAATATCCCAAAGTGTTTCTTGTAGCTTTCTCCAATGGTAGGTCATTAATCACCAGGAATGAAGTCCATTATAATGTGCTCTTGTTTACTTGGTCGCTGAATTCACGCATTCAATTGGAACTCACAGCTTTTATTCTATTTGATTTGTGTGCATCATGTTGAAGCTTAAGAAAATGCTGGGGTTGAAGCCATTTTTGTGGCATATTACAGTAGTCTCTAAAATTTTTAGAGTTTGTATGTCTTGTGCAAAATGGTGACTCTGATGTTGTGGAGACTGACTTCGCTTATACAAAAACAATGTAAAGGTAAGGGGTAGGAATGTATGCAGTTTGCATCTGAAGATGTCTTGGAGACGTCTTAGTTATCGTAAATGCACATCGAGAAGAATTCCAAGGCAGGAGTGCGAGCTCAGAAGCACCAAATCACGGGAGACGTGAAATTATGAAGATAAAAAGACGAGTCAGCCCAGAAAGGGAGGGTATCAATGCTGAAGAAGTATCAATTTCAGGCAAAGAATCGTTACACCTCTATTTGCCGGGAGAAGAAAAGATGATTTTTCTTGTTACATTACAGTTAGATGTCTTTAACATTTCAGTCAACCTGGGAACATCTTACTACAACTTATTAACACTTGTAAATACCGGATGGATCTGCATTTTGGACTATCCATGGATGCTCTAGAAGCTTGTGCAAAGGAAGACGTTGTGCCGAGTCTTTAACGAGCATCTGATATACAATTACGTAGTGCAATAAGTTTCACCTAGTAAGACAACTGTAATATGACACCACTGATATTAGTGTACATAAAGCTAACCTGACTGATAAGGTCCTTTGCAGCTGAAGAGACTAAGGGTTTTGGGGGAAACTTCAAATCTACTTGCACTATCCTGCATAGATTATTGTCAGATTAATGAAATTTGTTGTTAAGTACCGCTCATCAAAGTTTCAAACAAATTAAAGGAGGAATACTCAAACATAAGCATTAGGAAGGTCTCATATGTGAAATTGTACTCCCTATTAAAGCTTTTTACCTTCTGTATGTGTCTGAATGCTCCCTCGCCTCAAAAGGAGGAAACCCATAGAGAAACTCGTAACATAGAACGCCTAGGCTCCAAATGTCGACGCTTGCATCATGCTCAACGCTCTCCACTGTGAAAAAAAAATAACCACAACGATTATCTCAGAGTTTACCTAGTCCACACATCAAACTTTAAAAGAAATCCGATGCATTTTGAAACGGCTCAAATGCATACCCATCTCGGGAGGAAGGTAATCAAGTGTCCCACACATTGTCTTCCTGCGGTTGAATGTATGCACCGCCCACCCAAAGTCTGCAATCTTAAGTTCACCCTAAAAGAAGTTACCGTACAAAATTAATAGTTAGTACCGTATTAAGGAAGTCAATGCTAGTTGCATGAGTACAAGTAAGTTAGGTTGTCACCTGTGCGCCTATTAACAGATTCTCTGGCTTTATATCTCTGtgaatgacatgtttaccatgacagTAAATCAGCGCCCGGGCTAGTGAGGCAATATACTGCATCCACATGAAGCCCCAAAAAATAGATTTAAAATTCTTGAAATTCTCAAGTCTATGCACTACAACATACACAAAGATTGATATGTGACAGTTTTACACATGAAATCAACTCAATTAACGACTGTCACTAACTAGCATACGCCATACAGTAATAAGTAAACTGTTGTAATATGCTAAATCGTGAGCTTGGCAGCACAGTATAGCCATATGCAAAATCTTCTCTTTGCATCTAAAATTAAACTGGATTCCGTGATATCATAGATAAACTGGCTGTAGAACTTACAGTTGCAGAGCGCTTCTCACTGAAGTACTTGCATTTCTGAAGAtctttgtatagctctcctttgGGTGCATATTCAAGTATCAAGTACACACGTTTCTGGAAAGAATAGACAGTCTTCTATGTCAGCTTTGTCTCACACTATACACTCATAAGAGACTACACTAACGAAAACAATACCTGATCATAAAAGTATCCATATAACCTCAGGATGTTGGGATGACGAAGGTGACTTTGTATTTCTACTTCCCTACGGATCTGATGTTCCACCTGAGACTGTTTCAGCTGGTTTTTAAACAGCACTTTAAGAGCCACAATATGATTGCTCTGATCCAAAAACGAACATCTTCGGATAAGCGTTATGACACAAAAACAATCCAACTAAAAACTAGATTCACAACTGAGGAATGATTATGATAGCAACCATATTCTCATCAAAAGTCAagataacaaaagaaaagcaCACATTTGAAATTCAATGAGTAAAATATAGATGGATATCGTAAATTTGAGACTAAACTTGGCCATATATCATGTATCATGGAATTATATCTCGATTTAAGACTTGAACTAGAAAGCAGTAGTAACTGCCTGATTTCGGTCATTTCCCTATACATGCAGCTAAATACCGAGCCAAAAAATGGCCATGGTAACCTTGATAACTCAATTGATTTAGTGGCGTGACAATATTTGCACCATTTCATCTATATGTGTGCGTGTATAATTACACTGTGATGATGGATACTCCTTTTTCGACATCATCCTATATACTCTAGAATGGAATGACTAAATAAAACGAGGTAGACGCAATACTCCCTCCgtcaagtggaccaaattgagcgTGGATAATCAAATTGCCCATCAATAgcattcccaaaatagaaaggtaaacaattgactcaacacccaaaaatgaaaaggtaaacaaatgacctaGGCAGAGAGAGTACGACAAAAATAGAGCAAGAGATAACATACCCTCTTCTCCCTAGCCAAATACACATGCCCAAATTTGCCTCTACCAAGGGGTTTTCCAATGTCGAAGTCATTAAGCGTCCACCGTTTCTTCTCTGCAGCAGGCACCTCTCCAGCTACCTAAAACACCATCAACACAACCAATCTCAATTTCCACAACAGCTGATCATAACTAAATTCTTATTTCGATCATATCCTCTAAACCATATTTCCGATTTCATTAGAAAAACAATCTGAGCTTAGATCTTAATCAAACATCTAACGGATCAACATGAAAGACAATTCTACCTCCATTGATGACTACATTCTAATAATTCACAAATTTCCGGCAATTTTGGGCACGAATCTTTTTAATCATTACGCATTACTTCCTAAATTACGCAAATTATCCGAAAGCACAAGAAGATTAGAACACATTGTTAATTAATTATGACATAGATACGATAAGCATTGATAAAAACACTAGTTTTCTCAACATGCAATAAAAAAGAAGATGACAAAAATTGTAGAATATCCAGAAATAAAACGCAAAGTTTAgaattcaaaatttgaatttatttgaattggACCAACATTTAGTGCGAAAAGAAATACCTTATGATCGGCCTGATGTTCAGTAGCTATGGCCATGGATGGAGCTTAAGATGGAGGAGAGAGATCAAGATTATTTTGGGTACAAGATTTGAAGATTTGAATTATTTTGGTGACAACGAAAAAAGGGGGAAGATTATTCAACAGAGGGAATAATAACGTTCCTGGATTACAACGGTCGAAATTTGTGGTACAACACGTGCTCACATCCATCTACTTTCGTTGGTCTTTTTTAAAATGGAGTTTAGATATATGTCTTGTTTAAGTGAATTGGATCGGATATTATCGGGTCACAAATCGAGTTGGATTGGCTTCGGGTCGAGATATTATTCAGCCGAGTTATAAACGTATGATTTGTTTTAAAAGAATTATTCTTATGTAAGCCGGTTTGACACACTACCGTGTCGGGACCGGTTTGGGCAGGAGTTTTGGTCGGGTCGAGTTGTTATCGGGTTCATTTTCGGGTCGGGGTAATCATCAGGTCGGGTCATTGTGATAATTTGTCGGGTTTGAGCTAAGTTGTTTAGTTTAGCTCATCAATTCATTATTGGGTCaactttttttcattattttaccAATTCTAGTCAAGTCAATCGAAGTTACAAGGTTGGTTAGTTTACAACAATTGTTTCACAATGTCGATGATCTTTTGTTCTTTATCGCCTTGACTATTCGTTAATGTCGGGATTCTATTTCTAGCTATTATCGTGTTATCTATCGGATCGGATTAGCTTTCGACCAATTTCGGGTTATCTTTTGTGTTAGGATAACATCTTTAAATTTCTGGACCCAATAAACAAAATTTTGTGGGTCTACCTCAGGGCACCTGTATCAGTTGTATGCGTAAGGCCTCTAAAATAGGCAACTTCGGAAATTGAAGCCACGGGTTTCTATTAGACACCATCTTGTGGAGATCATTTGGGGATTTTCCACAGTTACAGAAATTAGGAGTCCTTATCTGCCAGCAACTGAGTAACGTGCTTGAGGTTTTCGTCGTCCTTCGGCAACAGAAAGGATGGAAGAAACAAAGGCACGAGACAGCCTGCCACAATGCATGCTACACCAAAGGCCACTACCAGCCAAGCTTCACGGGGAATGCCCATTACAAGTTCATCACACACTGTCATttgcaaaataaaggatgaatcaAGCCTCTTTGGTATTAAATCTGGAACACAATATTATATCACAGCCTCTTTGTCAAGGGTTAAGAGGGTTACCGGGACCAAATTTTGAGGCAGTACAACTGATAATAATATCATGACTAGAAACGTATTTTAATGTCATGGTCACAATAACTCGAGACACCAAGCAATCACAAAGTCGCTAATCATTATTGTGTGAATTTTGGAGAAGCGGACCAAAGCTCAAAGAGAGATACGATACGGAATCTCTAGTCCCTCCACTCCCAACAGTGTTTACTCTTACATTACGAGAGGATCATACTTTGTATTCATATGATGGAACACGGTAAAATGAGTCAGAAGACTGGTTCCTGCTTCATGTTTTGTGAAGCAACAATTGGACGATGCAATACTCGACGAAGTTAACAGAACGGGACACACAATTATCATTAGGGGTCATTAAGAAACAACTCTCTTTCCCTTTGGACGCTGGGGGTAATGCTAATATTGGGGGAAAATAGACACAAGGCATTAGTGCCCTAAAGCCTAGGTAGAGCATAGCAGCCCCTATAAAGTATAACCGAACAGTCTCAATTGTACTCACACAAAGAATGTACGTATTTGAATCACAAACGAAGCCATTTTAAGTATCATGCTCTATCAGAAGCTTCACTAAGAGAAACTTGAAATGGATATATGTTGTATTGATTCATGAACACACAGAGCTTTATGCTAAAGTTATTATGGAATGGCATATACAGTACTCTTCCTATTACATAGTAAAATAGAATGAAAAACTTTGCTTTCAGTAAGGAATAATGATTTTAGTAACAAAGAAACTCAAGTAGCATACCAATATTGAACAAAATATTTTCCCTGTCTCGAACACCACGTAGTGCTACAACGCCCTCAGGTTCCACAGCTATCAAAACGTACGATCCACCCTGTAAAATACCCACAACGCCCCAATCAAAAGCTTATACACAGTGAGGCACAACTTCATTAATGAGCAACAGAGCACAAACCAGATGGCTGATCTCATCAAGATTCTCTGCCTTGAAAATTAGTTTCTCAGTATTGAGCAATTTCCGTAGTCTTCTCACCCCAACTCCCGAAATGTCTTTCTTCAACTCTAGTGAGAAAACAGCAGGTATCTGTCATCCAACAAAACATTTTATGAATAAATTATTCATCAACATATCGGCAATGAAAGCAAAATGCGCAAATAATGTAACGTGACATACAGAAGCTGGGTAAGATATCTTCACTTCATACCAAGTGTTAGGTTTTAGTCCCTGAAGCTGATAATACCGGGATCCCATGCGCAATGGCAGTGTTTCCTCAAACAGCTCGTCCCCAACATTCAAGACCTTGACATCAACACTGCATAATTTTTATTATGAATGAGATGTTCAGTATTAACCTTGAAAAAAAATTGATATGTAAGGTTAAATATTTTACTAGAATGGGGACAAAATAGAATAACCTAATCAAGAGCGGAGTTACTCCGGGGCGAGGGATGGGAAATGCTACCCAATTCCAAGATATTTTGAGAGAAACTTAAATCTGTTACCTCAAATTCTGGTTAACAGCGATAAAATGAATGTTACGAGGGATAAGGTTGAATATATGCTCATCTAGTTAGAGTAGTATAGGTTGCTAATAATTATGATTGGAATATGGTTAAGTTAGGAGATCAAGTTCAAACCACCACCAAACCTGCATTGCACATCTACGCTTCATCTTAGCCAAAAATAACATGCATATATCATGTACCTAATTATTTC
The Silene latifolia isolate original U9 population chromosome 11, ASM4854445v1, whole genome shotgun sequence genome window above contains:
- the LOC141612145 gene encoding serine/threonine-protein kinase Aurora-2; protein product: MAIATEHQADHKVAGEVPAAEKKRWTLNDFDIGKPLGRGKFGHVYLAREKRSNHIVALKVLFKNQLKQSQVEHQIRREVEIQSHLRHPNILRLYGYFYDQKRVYLILEYAPKGELYKDLQKCKYFSEKRSATYIASLARALIYCHGKHVIHRDIKPENLLIGAQGELKIADFGWAVHTFNRRKTMCGTLDYLPPEMVESVEHDASVDIWSLGVLCYEFLYGFPPFEAREHSDTYRRIVQVDLKFPPKPLVSSAAKDLISQMLVKDSAQRLPLHKLLEHPWIVQNADPSGIYKC
- the LOC141612146 gene encoding uncharacterized protein LOC141612146, with product MTVKVLWLILFLVNFSYGYGVDVKVLNVGDELFEETLPLRMGSRYYQLQGLKPNTWYEVKISYPASIPAVFSLELKKDISGVGVRRLRKLLNTEKLIFKAENLDEISHLGGSYVLIAVEPEGVVALRGVRDRENILFNIVCDELVMGIPREAWLVVAFGVACIVAGCLVPLFLPSFLLPKDDENLKHVTQLLADKDS